In Brachypodium distachyon strain Bd21 chromosome 5, Brachypodium_distachyon_v3.0, whole genome shotgun sequence, the genomic window AACGTGTCCGGCAAACGTCTCCGGCTCAGCAGCCCCAACGTGACGGTGTCACGGTGAGCTACATGATCCCAGCGAGCTCCTCCGGTTCTGCGCTCGCCGTCAGGATCGGGCGCTCGGTGCTCCTGACACCCGATGCCGGGACGTTGTCCTCTGCCGCCTCGTGGGACGGACCCGGCAGGCCCTTTGCCATCTCTGGCACGTCGAATATGTCGCTGTTTGTCCTCGGTTGCGGCGTCACGGCCACGCTGCTCGACCGTGGCACGGGCACCACGGTCGGCAACTGCTCCGTGGTCTGCGCCGGGGTGAAGGTCATGCAGAGGCTTCCGGACGGGCTCTGTGTCGGCGTGGGCTGCTGCCGCATCGACTTGCGCGTGCCACTTCAGACGTTCAACCTGAACCTGTCGCGCACCGGTGATGGCGTCAGCCGGGACAGACTGAGCTTCTTGGTCACCAGCCAAAACGGGTACAGGTTCCGGCCGAGCGATCTGGAGCATGGCATTGACGCCAAGATGGTTGCTCCGGCTCTGCTGGATTGGGCCATCCCTGACCAGCCAGACTGCAAAGGCGCGATGGAGGACAGGGCGACATATGCCTGTGTCAGCAAGGACAGTGAGTGCCGGGACTCGCCAATAGGAGGGTACGTCTGCCACTGCTCCAcgggcttctccggcaacgCCTATGTCGTCGACGGCTGCGTACCAGACCAAGGTAACCCCCTCCGTCTCTGTCCCGACACTTGAATGCCAGTTTACAGTAATTTTATCTGTCGGTCTACATGTTTGGCTTAATCATTTCTTATCTGTATGCTTCTCCTCTTCCAACAGTTTATGGCTCCACCCAGCCTAAGGCGAATTGtccggcgaggtgcgggaacGTGAGCGTTCCATTCCCATTTGGCATGGAGCTGGGCTGCTTTGCAAGGATCCATCTCTACCTGACATGTAACCCTGGGCCTTCTCCTGCCATCCTCCAAATTACCGAGCACCAGGTAGTCACCGACATATATCCATCGACGAAGGCATCTTGAGGATCCAGAAGCTGTCAGACCCAGGTGGTTTCTTGGGGGATCGGGATACCACGCTCTATTCATTCTCCAAAGAATCTGGGATGGTGAAGTGGGCTGTTGATAGCCCAACTTGCAGGGAGGCAATGCTGAACAACAACGAGTACAGATGCTTCAGCGTGCATAGCCAATGCGTGGATGTCACCGACGACAGAACAAGCATGCATGTCGGCTACAGGTGCAAATGCTCTCCCGGTTTCCAAGGAAATCCTTACCTCGAAGATGGATGCGCAGGCAAGTTCTTCATATATATGCTTAATTTCCCTTCTCGTGGAATAATTATCTCAGGAagtttgttcttttttccccATTTCTGATGGTGCTCCGTGCATCATGCAGATATCAACGAGTGCTTGCAGCTAGATAAATTCACTTGCAATGGAATCTGTCACAATAGCCTGGGAAGTTACAGCTGCTCAAGTTGCCCGCGTGGAACTGATTTCGACAGAATTGCAAGGGAATGCAGAGCGTCCAACGTCATCTTAGGTATGCCGTTTAGAGAAAATTCAGATGTTTGCAGTTTGCAACATAAGTACATAACCCATATCAACTCGATCTTCAGAAGCGAGGGATCACTAACACGGTGGAaccaatgcaatgcaatgcgATGCAGGTATTACCATTGGGTTTAGCTCTGCCGGGGGCATTCTATTTCTCGCGGCAATCGCGGTCATTGTCATCCGAAGATGGAAGAAAGGTGTCCGGAAGCAGCTCAGAAGGAGGCACTTTCGCAAGAACAAAGGCATTCTCCTGGAACAGCTTGTCTCCTCCGACCCAACTGCCAGCGACAGCACCAAAATATTCTCCCTGGCAGAGCTAGAGAAGGCGACCAACAACTTTGACCACTCGCGCGTGcttggccgcggcggccgcgggacGGTGTACAAGGGCATCCTGACCGACCAGCGCGTCGTCGCCATCAAGAGGGCAAAGCTGGTGGCGACTGCCGAGATCGACCAGTTCATCAACGAGGTTGCCATCCTGTCACAGATCAACCACAGGAACGTGGTGAAGCTCCACGGATGCTGCCTGGAAGCCGAGGTCCCTCTACTTGTCTACGAGTTCGTCTCCGACGGCACGCTCTACGACCTCTTGCAGCGCGAGCAAGATGGTGGTGGTCTGTTCCCGCTTCCCTGGCAGGAGCGCCTAAGGCTCGCCACCGAGGTCGCCGGCGCGCTAACGTACCTGCACTCGGCAGCCTCGACGTCGATCCTTCATAGAGACATCAAGTCCATGAATGTGCTTCTGAACGACAGCCACACAGCAAAGGTTTCGGATTTCGGCGCGTCGAGGTCGATTCCGATTGACCAGACGCACGTGGTCACCGCCGTGCAAGGCACATTCGGCTACCTGGACCCAGAGTACTACCACACGGGCCGATTGACCGAGAAAAGCGATGTTTACAGTTTTGGTGTGATACTTGTTGAGCTGTTGACGAGAAAGAAGCCGATCGCTGAGAACGAGAATGGTGAGATGCAGAACCTGTCGAACTACTTCTTGTGGGCTATGGGGGAGAGGCATCTGAAGGAGATAGTGGATGGCCATGTTATGGAGGGAGAAGATaaggaggtgatcgagcacaTGGCTGGCTTGGCGCGAGAGTGCCTGAACTTGAGGGGGCAGGACAGGCCTAGCATGAAGGACGTGGAGATGAGGCTGCAGTTCCTGAGGGCACGGAAGGTACTTGCTTCGAGAGAAGATGATGAGGTGGTaatccggcggcggcctcacCCTGGAGCAGGCAGGGATGATGATGGGCGCCGAGCCGTTGTAGCGGTTGCTGGTCACGATGGAACACGCCAATACAGCCTAGAGCAAGAGTTCGTGTCGTCCTTGCGCATACCGCGGTGACATTGCAGGAAGTTTCGCCATTGAATCTTGCGGGGGAAGACAGTATACGATTCCAGTCCACATCTACGGTGATCGCAAATTCATGCTTGGGGATCTTGATTTCCCCGTCCTTCTTTTCGTCTAGTCTTGAAGATTTCACCGTGGAGTCTCGCAAGGCCATTGTTGTCGACGTGAGACGGTGAGGCGGGGACAGCGCATGCAAGGTGTTTGAGAAAATGCCCAGTCATGCAGTTCAGGTTTTAGCGTGAACCGATTTTACCTGATCCGAAATCCAAACAGCAGCATTACAGTCATACTGTCCCAACTCCTCTTCCAAGGTACGCAAGTCTGAGTCTATTTAGTACTGCTACTGCTAGCCACTCTGTTCCAGTTAATGTCTGAGTATATTTAGTACGTACGAGCAGCATACTTTTCCAGTCTAGTATTCCGATCGAAGCTGTGAAAGTGTAAAGGACGCTAGGACAGCACACAATGATTGTAACTTTATTTATGATTATACAATTGATAACCTTGCTGCAACTTCTCTCACTATTTAATAtttacacacacacactatGGGAAATCAAACAACAAAAGCATAAACTTGCCCTTCATCCCTTTGTACATAGTTTTACTTGACTATACCGGCTTATTGCCGACATAAGGATTTTCTAAATATCTGGAGAATTGCCAAATCTACAGATGGGTGATATCAATCCGAATCTTTGCTTCGTAACATCTCTTTCCCCGAACACTCTAGGACAGTGTCTGAATGAAAGCATCCACCTTCTCGTTCATCCCTCTTGCCAGAAACTTCATGCAGATTGGAGGTTTCACCTTGGCAAGAGCAAGCACTGACTGAGGTAGAACCCATAATCCATCACCGCAGATCAAGCCGGAAGCAACTGCAGGTGCAAACGTTTCTGATTTGGCTCTGTCCAGCCTTTGCCATACAAAAAGGATCACTGTCCCAAGGAACATATCGATTGCGAAATACGATCCTAGGTAGAATGGTATTGCCATAGCCATTGGGATTGGTATAAATCTTGATACCTTCTTGGGAACGAGATCTCTAATCAAGTTGATGGCGACTGCTGCAGCAAAGAATATGTAGCAAAGAGTGAGGCAGTTCTTTGGTAGTGATGAGAAGCCATCGACACCTAGTATCGCCATGCTGCGGAAGATGGCAGCATTTGGTGCAGGGTACTCGCTGCCACTGATGCCAATATTATCAAAGGCCTTGTAAAAAAGCCAGAACACACACGGAGCAATGACACAACCCATTGCAGTGCCTATGACTTGGCTGATGAACATTGACCTTGGGGAAGCCAGTGTCAAGTATCCTGTTTTGAAGTCCTGCATCAAATCAGCAGCAGTAGAAACAATGCTCATCATCACACCACAGGCAGCCAGGCCCGCAAGAACACCCCCATGTGAAGCACCTGTCCATGCACCAAAAGCAAAGATTGCCAGCTTTCCGTAAGTTGTAACAAGCGACCAATCCGTGAGACCAGCACCATAGGCATTACAGAAGGCAAGTATAGGTGCGACGATATAGGCTACCAAGATTTGGTACCACTTTAGCTGTGGGAATATCTGCGGGACAGTGCCAATAGATAtggcagcaacaacagcataGCCTCCGTATGCAATGTACCAGGGAATTTGATCTTTGAGAAAGAGTTCATTTCGCCGCTCCTCATCATATGAGATAGCTTCATTACTGTTACTTGTTTCATCATCAGAAACTGGAAGTGTGCTAGCGTTACTCTTCTTGAGTTGAGATCTTAATGAGCGAACTGTGAGAAAGAGCATCTTGAGAAAGTTATAGAGGCCATCCCCAAGAATCAAGGCAATGGCTATGAACACCTGTAATACCAATTGAAATTTAGTAGCAGAAAGGATAACAGAGAActcaaaaaaagaatgtaATTCATACCCGGTAGCCTTGCATTCCATGAAGATTGCTATCAGCAAGATCGGCAGAGAACCAGATACCCCTTTTCTTGGCTATGAGAGGCCACATTATTCCCCATGAGAGGATGCCTCCCAGGAGAACAGATACGTTGACAATATGTGGGCAAATCATTCCAACTCCAACATAGGTAGGAGAGAAGTCAAAGTAAAACCTTACAAAAAGAAGATCGATTAAGGAGCATGTTCAAACTAATGTGCCCTGCTGATCTGAACGAAACAGCAAATTCCCGAGTTGGAtgggaaataaaattgattGGAGGAATTCTTGCAGGGTGCAATCTTACCTGTTGTTGAAAGCTTGCATGCCTAGTGATGGGAATTGATTGAAGCCACAGAACTCGGTAGCTGTGTAGAACCACTGAAAGAAACCCCAGAGGAAGCTGAGAACGAAGAATGTGCCCAGTTTCTTTACTTGTTTTCTGTAAAATTATACAGACCGACGCAAAACTCATAAGATCATTGTGTTTGTCTGACAGAGTAGCACATAAATGGAAAGGTGTGTAGTATTCACCCTGCAATCTTGGCACCATGGGGCGTGTGAAAGCCGTTTATTAGGTAGGCAGTTGCGGTGCCACTGGGATAGGTCAGCTTGTAGTCGATGATCATAATCTGAACAGTGCTAATTTGGTTAAAATGGCAAAGGTATGATTGCTTCAGAAAGTATTACGAGTTCAGAACATAGATTAATTTGACCTTTCTGAGTGGCACAAGACCAAAAAGCCCAATGAAGCTGACCAGCAAGAGGAAGCCAATTATCCATCCAAGATGCGGATTCTTGATATTTTGAGGATTATCTGCCTCGGTTGACTGCGAAGCGATTCTATCACTCATGGCCAATAGGTAGTTACCGAAGCCCCCTGAAATAAACGGATGGGTTAATTGTGACATACCGATACTAAGCTAGTGCtctattagtttttttttctcctgctCGTATCATCTACTACAAAATTCATTTTCCAGAAAAGTCCGGGCACAAGTTTTCTTCCGAACCAGAGTTTTAGCAAAAACTTCGGGTATGTAGATGGAGTTGATGTAGTCATATACGATACTGCATCTACTAATCTAGCAGGCTTTAAAAGCTTGCCTAGTTTGGTACCAGCATGCAAGCAACCAAAATTGATTCTCATGCATCTGTTATTATTCGTACTTGCAAGCTGAATCATGAATGATCATGGTAAAGTAGCACACGGCAAGTACAACAATCCGAGGACTTTGGAAATCGATGGATGTGATGCCCCCACAAAGAACTTACCGCTGAAAGCAATGTCGTAGGCGGCGACGACGCAGGTCTGGATGACTGTGTTCTCCTGCCTCGTGAAGGGCTGCCTGAGGAGGCCCACCTTCTGGATGGCGGCCGTCCAGAggcggacgaagaagaagctgagGAGCCCCGCGGAGACGTTGAGCGAGGGGATGACGCCGATGGTGAGGTTGAGCTTCATGACGATGACGCTGAACATGACGGCCAGGAAGAAGCTCACCACGAAGGCGCGCACCGTCAGCTGCTCCCGCCACGTCGGCACCCGCTGGTCCGCGAACGCCTGCtccacggacgccgccgccacttcgtcctccccgtcgccgggtgccgatgatggcgcggcggcgccgtcgctgGGGCTCGGCTGCTtggtccgccgccggagctcgctcgcctccaccatctccacgtccgccgcggcggcgccgtttGGGTCGGCTGTTTCGTCCTGCGTAGCGGCGGCCATTTGGAATTTGGCTGCAGCTAGCCGAGCAAGAGAGAGCACTGACCACGGACGCTGGCTGCTGCCTCTCTAGCTTAAGGTGGCCCGCTGCACGCCACAGAGCACTTGGATTTTATACAGAACGGCCGGCCATTGTCAAGACAACGATACCGTGACCGTAGGATCTACGGCCGGCTGGTGGCTAATTTGAGACTGATTAGCACGGTAGGCTCCAATTAACAGGGTTTTTTtcttgagtaaatttcagaaaactaAGGTGTTTAAGGTCGTTGTCTCACCGAGCACtaatttttctaatttgttCGCGGATCACATATTTTCGGTTTTCATCTAGCCCAAAATAGAGATTTAATCATGTTTGACAAGATTCCTTATACGTGGTCCCCAGCTGTCAAGTGCTATTATGTTGTTGTATCCGACCGACTTGACCTGTTTGAAAAATATGTGCATTTCTCTTAAAAGTTAAAGGGTCATGTCAAGTTGGTTTTACGCCGACGTGGCACCTGACAAATGGGTCCACCTGCAAGAAATCCCTCATACGGGTTTAAACCTCTGTTTTGAGCTACTTGAGACAAACTGTGTGAAGATTTGTGATTTTtcaaacaaatcaacaaaaacTGAGGCTCCATGAGACGACTGCCACAAAAATTTGGTTTTGTAAAATTAACTCATTTTTTAAGATCCAATCAACAGTTTTCACACTGACCATACGTGATGAAGATCCAATTAACGGTTTTCACACTGGGCATACGTGACGAAGTCAGCTATCGTGAACTCATTTTTCCTTCACGAAGATCCAATCAACGGTTTTCACACTGAAAATACGTGATGAAGATCCAATTAACGGTTTTCACACTGAACATACGTGATGAAGTGAACTATCGTGAATCGCGACGTAAAACTTTTGCTGCGCAATTCCGGCCGGCTGGGCCGCATGTCGCGATGTGGAACTTTACTGCGCGGGTCCGGCCAGCCGAGCGTGAGCCGTCCGTGCCGTCTCCGGCAGCCAGTTCCAGCGAATTTTATATCATCCCCTTCTTCCCTGTCGCTGAGATCCTGTAAGCCTGATCCGCCAAGATCCCGATCGTATCGGTTTGTGGTGTAAGCTGGTCAATGGTCTTGGCTCTGGAATCAAGGGAATCCAGGCAACTAGTATGAGAGATGCGATAATACGCAAAAGAAATCATCTTGCCATCACTTCGCTATCAGTAGTGGAGTACTGTGTACCAGTAGCTTAAGTTTACAAAACTGCTGCTTTCATACGCTGGCGCATGCTTCGCAGTTCACACGGCACAGAGCCGAAAATCCAATGGAATCACCCTCCAAGCTAGTATTAGTGGCTGTTTCTGGATATACGTATGTAAGCATTTGATCGCGAGTCAACTATTGTGTACGTACGCCACGGCCTGCGAGGGAATCCGCGTTGAGACTTTGATCAGCGAAAACGGCTTCAACTCACGGTTGGATTATGTATGCTAGAGGTATGTACACAAAAATGATATACTAGTGGTACTGTTTAGGCTGTGTGAGGCCGGGGAACCGCCCTATTTCCCGGAAGAAAAACGAAAGTGTCCGTGGCAACTCAGAATGTGATAAACGGTGGAAGCTCAGTTTGACTTCGCCTCAGACTGAGAAAACGAGGCCAAAGTTTGTCCTGATTCAGAGGGAGAGCTTACACATTATTCGCCATCAGTCTTGGCTGCACATTCCCGAGTCATGCATAGTGTCACACTTAGGATGTCGAAAAACGTTTTTCTTATCTCCAACGATGGGTAACCGGAAATCAGTTGAGTAATCCATTTACTTCCAAAGTTCCAAACAAGGGTGGCAAAGTGGGTGCAATAAAGTGAACAAAGGTTTTCACGGTTTGAAGTCGAAAACGTTTATGTACTCCGTGTATTTGGACCTCTGACAGGCTGATCCGGAAGGGGTGGCCTGCCCATCTGTGGCCTTTGCCAACTTTGCAAGCGGGAGAACGAGACGGCCACCCACTTAATGTTCAAAAGTGAAGCCTCGCCCAATTGAATGATGCCGTCTTTGATGAGCTCTTGGCCTGGAAGAGAGCCGGCTGTAAGGGTATTGTGGATCTAGGATCATTGATCGTCGTTGGTTCCAGACCGTTAGGCCTCTAGAGtagcttctttccttttttttggttgctCGATGTTGTTGTACATATTTTTCCTTCGCTCTTGTAAGCTACCTGGCCTCTTGGcttgttcttttcttccttaATCAATGAAAAGTAGCGCAGATgtgtttcgtcaaaaaaaagtgaagCTTCTTTAAAACAATTTGGTCGGCAATTTAAGATTGGCTTGGTCCGGAGAACTTTCACCCACACCTTTGAGATGACATGATCTCGGCGAAGGATTAGTGGACGAGCATCGTCTTAGATAGATTGGGCTCTCTGCTGGTTGTGTGGGAGTTTTGGAATGAGCAGAATGCTAGGGCGTTTAGAAAATGGCCACACTACCATCTATCATCATCGGCAGAATAAAGATGGAGGCGGCTAACTGACATCCCGTGGGCGCGAATGTCTTGGGTGATATTTGACCAGGAAAGTAGGATTGCTGCTGCTTTATTTAGTACATATTTGTTGTAAACATGCTTCCTAATTAACGAACCGTTTTGAAAAACTAAATAAGACAaactttttaaattttgactaGGCAATAcatatactatgaaaatacaTACCCCGTAAAAAAACCCGTCAAAAAATACTACTGTATGAAAATACATATCACTATAGATTTAATGAAACTAATCTAAAGTGTAGATGTTGTTAgattttttatataaacttgatcaaaccataattcttttttaattaggacaaaactagaacatctcGTATTTAAAAATGGAGAGAATAGTATCGTGCTCCTTGAAAATTCTGCGCaggacaaaactagaacatctcGTATTTAAAAATGGAGAGAATAGTATCGTGCTCCCTGAAAATTCTGCGCATCCTACTGGTCAAGATCGGGTACAGCGATTTTTCATGACGACTACGCTGACAGAGCAACCTGCATTGTCTCGGGTATTTAGTTTAGGAGGAGAAGCTCTGCTCTCAATGAGAACGCACGAGCATGCGGCTAAACAATAGCCACTTGAATACTGTTAACGTCTAGCCAGTGCGAATCAATGATCCACATCGGCCATCAGATTCACGTCATCTAACTCTGATATTAACAATCGAAAACAACATGTAACTAGATTCCACAATTCTAGCTGCAAAATACTATGagcagaggaaaagaaaaatcaatgcGTCAATACCGTCCAATCAGAACAGGAGTACGTCAGTACCAATGTTCAAACCTGCGTTGTCCGATTAAGTTCGGAACCAGGATAAATACAGCCTCGCCACCCTTAGCTAGCAGCACACAGGCAGTAAAACAAAAGCAGGAgcacccggccggccggcagctgCGCGTTGCGTCCAAGGCAATGGCGCCGCGCACCACGGAAGAAGACGGCTCCGCGGGCGACGAGGAGTCGCCCGTGGAGGCCAGCACGCTCCGCCATCGCCACAATACCGGCAAGaacggcgccggagaagacgacgaggGCAAGCGGAACGGGGCAGccctcgaggaggaggaagaagaggcgtCGGTGGAGCGGGCGTTCGAGGGGAAGGCGGTGCCGACGTGGCGGGAGCAGCTGACGCTGCGCGCCTTCGTGGTGAGCTTCTTCCTGGCCATCATGTTCAGCGTCATCGTCATGAAGCTCAACCTCACCACGGGCATCATCCCCTCGCTCAACGTCTCCGCGGGCCTcctcggcttcttcttcgtccgccTCTGGACGGGCGCCATCGAGAGGATGGGCTTCCTCCGCCAGCCCTTCACCAGGCAGGAGAACACCGTCATCCAGACCTGCGTCGTCGCCGCCTACGACATCGCCTTCAGCGGTAAGCTCTTTCACTTCCAGCTCCAGTCATTTCTAGTAATTCTCTCGCAATCAAACATGATCC contains:
- the LOC100827444 gene encoding probable metal-nicotianamine transporter YSL13, with translation MAAATQDETADPNGAAAADVEMVEASELRRRTKQPSPSDGAAAPSSAPGDGEDEVAAASVEQAFADQRVPTWREQLTVRAFVVSFFLAVMFSVIVMKLNLTIGVIPSLNVSAGLLSFFFVRLWTAAIQKVGLLRQPFTRQENTVIQTCVVAAYDIAFSGGFGNYLLAMSDRIASQSTEADNPQNIKNPHLGWIIGFLLLVSFIGLFGLVPLRKIMIIDYKLTYPSGTATAYLINGFHTPHGAKIAGKQVKKLGTFFVLSFLWGFFQWFYTATEFCGFNQFPSLGMQAFNNRFYFDFSPTYVGVGMICPHIVNVSVLLGGILSWGIMWPLIAKKRGIWFSADLADSNLHGMQGYRVFIAIALILGDGLYNFLKMLFLTVRSLRSQLKKSNASTLPVSDDETSNSNEAISYDEERRNELFLKDQIPWYIAYGGYAVVAAISIGTVPQIFPQLKWYQILVAYIVAPILAFCNAYGAGLTDWSLVTTYGKLAIFAFGAWTGASHGGVLAGLAACGVMMSIVSTAADLMQDFKTGYLTLASPRSMFISQVIGTAMGCVIAPCVFWLFYKAFDNIGISGSEYPAPNAAIFRSMAILGVDGFSSLPKNCLTLCYIFFAAAVAINLIRDLVPKKVSRFIPIPMAMAIPFYLGSYFAIDMFLGTVILFVWQRLDRAKSETFAPAVASGLICGDGLWVLPQSVLALAKVKPPICMKFLARGMNEKVDAFIQTLS